The Ziziphus jujuba cultivar Dongzao chromosome 1, ASM3175591v1 genome segment aaatatgtatgtaaTTACTTGAATTCTAATCTGCTTACCTTTGTTTAAACAGAGTTTGGCCAACTTCTGCAAGGCTTTGAAATCTATTGGAGACTCATGGATGATGAATCATGACTGGACCGAAAAGTTCAATTACGACTTATCGTCCTGCAGCCAAGAAAACATCAATTCAGATAAACTTGGTATGTCATTTGCTATCTGCAGGACATAGTCAGGTCTAATTACTTAAAAAGGCTATTATTGGATTTTGGGAAAGAAGAAATGAAAGAACTTGATTTAGATCATGATTGGAAAAAAGTAGCTTTTCGATAACCTTGTTCTATAgcttttttgttaattcattaGTAATATTGGAATAGAACCTGGTAGGGATTTTGATTTCTAGACTGATGGTTGATGATATTTTGATTCTGTGTGAAGCTGAAATTGTTTGTGCAATGCTTGATTGCGTAATAAAGATGGCCAGAGAAAAGTTTGACATGATGGATGAGGATGATCAGAAAAAGGATGACCTTTCAGGATCAGATTCATTTGGTAGAGTCTTAAGTGATTCATATTCAGATATTAACTCCTACTGCACTTCTCCGGTCACCCCGAAATCTGTCCTACCGAAGTCAAAATCGATCATCAACTCTCCTGAAAAAGATGAAGATAAGACTAGATTTGGTTATAGATCACCTCTGCTTTGGTCTCTCAGAGTTCAAGCGGTTGGGAAATTGAATCCTATTGATGTCAAGCACCTGTCCCTTCAGCTATCACCTGTAGGAGCCAAAGATTTGAGCAGTTTGGGCAAAAATAACAGTACAATCTCTGAGGAAGCAAGAACAGAAACTGAATTAGGAAGCATCAAGGAAATAACAACTGATGATACCAGTGATGTAGCGAGAGATGACAATATTGAGACAGAAATAGATGAGCTTCCGAAGTCAAATTTAATTGGAAATGGGTCAGAAAACAGAAATGTTGATGCAGAACCCACGGAAGTGCTATCCCTTCCTATCTTGCCACCCATGCCAATCATAAATGTACCGACGCCGCCACCGccaccgccaccaccaccaccatcaaaACTACAAACTTCACCATCGAAGTTGTTGCCAGACACAAGACCAcccccaccaccaccatcaccaccaccaccaactcAGCAGCCAAATGCGGCAGCTCCACccacaccaccaccaccaccacctcctccGGCACCATCAGCATCAACACCATCCACTCTGCAGCCAAATGTGGCagctccaccaccaccaccaccaccacctccgcCACCTTCAGCATCAACACCACTTACTCTGCAGCCAAACGTGGCAGCACCACCATCTGCACAGGCATATGTAATGGCACCAgcacctccaccaccaccaccgtctGTGCAGCCAATTGTGGtggcaccaccaccaccaccaccagggTCCAAAATTTCATCAAATGTAGCAGCGGCTGCTTTTCCCCTGCCTCCTCCACCTCCATCCAACGCATCAGGGACAGTACTACAAGCTCCACCACAACCGCCGCCATTGATACCTTTAAAAGGATCAGTGCcagcaccaccaccaccaatgaCACTGGGAAGTCGAGGTGCTCCACCACCTCCTCCTCCACTTAGTTCAGCAAGATCCTTGCGCCCCAAGAAACCAACTACGAAATTGAAGAGATCATCCCAAATAGGTAACCTTTATCGTGTTCTCAAGGGAAAGGTGGAAGGAAATTGCCTAACCGGTAAGACATCTAATGCGAGAAAAGGTGGAGTTGGTAGCAGTTCTGGTGGAAAACAAGGAATGGCTGATGCTCTTGCGGAGATGACTAAGAGGTATTTTTGTATCTAATCAGAACAATATGGACCATATAGATGACATAGCATActaagtctctctctctctctctctctctctctctctctcccccctttTGGGTCTCAGATCAGCATACTTTCAGCaaattgaagaagatgttcaGAAGTATACAAAACCAATCATGGAGATAAGAACCGCAATCGGTTCGTTCCAAACCAAGGACATGAATGAGCTGTTGAAGTTCCATAGAAATGTGGAATCCGTTCTTGAAAAGTTAACCGATGAAACGCAGGTCAATAAAAAttgttcttttgttgtcaacatccttttttttttttttttttttcggttttccGTTACTTCATGAGCATAACAAGACATTCGGGGCTTGATCAGGTCTTATCGAGGTTTGAGGGCTTTCCTACCAAGAAGTTGGAGACGATGAGAACTGCAGCAGCGCTTTACAAAAAGTTggataatataataaatgaacTACAAAACTGGAAGATAGTGCCTCCATTGAGCCAGGTCCTTGACAATGTTGAACGCTACTTCAATAAGGTGAAAAGAGCACattcaatatttaaatatcGAATTTCGTATGATTTTGTATACATTGGTTGGTCTTTTCGTTCTTTCTACAATCTTCGTaacaaccaaaaccaaaataacTTACAGATTAAAGGTGAAATCGATGCTCTGGAGAGAACCAAAGATGATGAAACCAAAAAGTTTCAGAATTACAACATTCATTTCGACTTCAGTATTCTCATACGAATCAAGGAATCCATGGTGGATGTTTCTTCAGGCTGCATGGAGTTGGCATTGAAGGTATTTTTTTCGTTATATaccataaaacaaaacaaaaaagctaattgttcatataaaaaaacccaaaaatcatttattgaatctaattaaaaatggatttttttttttttttaaatgataaatttttggCAGGAGAGGAGAGAAGCAAAGTTGGCAGAGAATGAACAGAGTGGAACCAAAAAAACAGGGCCTAAAAAGGGGTGTGCAAAAATGCTTTGGAGAGCATTTCAGTTTGCATTCCGGGTCTATACCTTTGCTGGTGGACATGATGACCGCGCAGACACACTTACAAGAGAATTGGCTCAAGAAATAGAGTCTGATCCGCACCAGAATTAATCGACTCTTTGTATATTTGCGTGTGGCGTTGAAGATGAAAATCCAAGAAGCAGTACGGTTTcatacgtacatatatatatatatacttgtatatgtattaatacgTGCTGTATAAAATATGGTAATCTGAGTTGTTTTTATCTGTCACGCTgaagcaattttttatttttttggtgccGTGACCTTGTAGATGCTATGTATTCGGTCATGATTTTGATAAAGTAGGACTTTTTTGTGCCTTTTTAagagtttttaaaattaaagacgAGGCACCATCCACCGAGCTAAAAGTACTCTGCTCCACTATTCCAATTTGTAATtaatgctttattttttatttatttattttttccgcGGCTAGGAATTTGTAATTGATGTTAGATTTCATTCAAGTGGGTGTTGATTGATTCCTTACTGATTATTTAAGTCTTGCTAGCTGAACTCGTATTTCATATATTTCACACGCACGACATGTAAGATATCAGGCCACAAAAAACGGATCAAACCAATCCCATGGCggagggaaagaaaaagagggtGGTGGATGAAGAGGGATTGGAGAGTGGAAGGGAATTGTTATTCTTTAGTATTTGCAGAAGTTAAAGTACATTTCTATTTATCACCAATAGTACTTATTAAACTTTGCTTGAATGATAATTATTAgttgtttctatttattattttcttatttatccatttgaaaacttaaaatctaaatgaaaaaaatgaactaataaaatttaaccaattaAATTGTCACATATTAGAGTCTATGGATGATCATTATCATTCCATGTTgatattaaaagaagaaaaagaaaaagttaaaaaaaaaaaaaaaaaaaaaaaacataaacaaaaacaagaaaaaaagcaaaggagaaaaagaaaaagaaaacaggggctttttgaaaaatttctatttaatgAATTGCATGGGAGAATTTGGTTTAATACCCACCAAAATAGGTGGCTAATGAAATATGCCcatctcttttaaattttttatatctgCCCATCTTTTCTTATTCTACccttgattaaaataaaaaattacctttttctttcctccttCCCGAGAAGCACAATCCCTGCACTGATttccttcctttcttcttcccaaacCCACATACAATCACATTGAACGTTGAAGATAAAAAACTGatgaaaaatgtaattaatttctctTGAAAGCCATGAAAGAGTTGCATGGGAGCTCAACAATTTACCAATGTTTGGAACTATCAAATCCCAATAACAAAGGGTAtagctttttctttctttcttttcttttttctctcttttttttttttttttttttttttgttttggagaacaatttttctttttcttttttctttcttttttttattagaaaattcgAGTAAAACAcacaaggaaataaataaataaaaaccattggctgattttttttttttttttttctacttactATGCCCACCGATTCCTTTGAAACTTTGGTTGCAATGAGTAATGAGCCAATCCACTACTTTAAAAGCCAAATAGGATAAACTGAACTTGAATGGGAGATGGAGCAACAACTGGGATACAACAATGGAAAGGTTGATATTGCTAAACAGTTCCTTTCACCACAGTTCTGCTATTATTTTCAGCTATGGATCTTTTGCTTTGCAATTTGATTTTTGGCCTTTAGAATCTGAGTCATTTCAAGGAAGGAGACCGGTTGATCTAATTACCAGGCT includes the following:
- the LOC107404492 gene encoding uncharacterized protein At4g04980-like, translated to MMNIVKSLSRDSSFRCGGKFNKMVELRKKMFTFRDILDLPPCDGSVSTTDLVMRMLKDLQGLYPEIIPSNQLSEFKEVSIEQSLANFCKALKSIGDSWMMNHDWTEKFNYDLSSCSQENINSDKLAEIVCAMLDCVIKMAREKFDMMDEDDQKKDDLSGSDSFGRVLSDSYSDINSYCTSPVTPKSVLPKSKSIINSPEKDEDKTRFGYRSPLLWSLRVQAVGKLNPIDVKHLSLQLSPVGAKDLSSLGKNNSTISEEARTETELGSIKEITTDDTSDVARDDNIETEIDELPKSNLIGNGSENRNVDAEPTEVLSLPILPPMPIINVPTPPPPPPPPPPSKLQTSPSKLLPDTRPPPPPPSPPPPTQQPNAAAPPTPPPPPPPPAPSASTPSTLQPNVAAPPPPPPPPPPPSASTPLTLQPNVAAPPSAQAYVMAPAPPPPPPSVQPIVVAPPPPPPGSKISSNVAAAAFPLPPPPPSNASGTVLQAPPQPPPLIPLKGSVPAPPPPMTLGSRGAPPPPPPLSSARSLRPKKPTTKLKRSSQIGNLYRVLKGKVEGNCLTGKTSNARKGGVGSSSGGKQGMADALAEMTKRSAYFQQIEEDVQKYTKPIMEIRTAIGSFQTKDMNELLKFHRNVESVLEKLTDETQVLSRFEGFPTKKLETMRTAAALYKKLDNIINELQNWKIVPPLSQVLDNVERYFNKIKGEIDALERTKDDETKKFQNYNIHFDFSILIRIKESMVDVSSGCMELALKERREAKLAENEQSGTKKTGPKKGCAKMLWRAFQFAFRVYTFAGGHDDRADTLTRELAQEIESDPHQN